In Chitinophaga sp. H8, the sequence ACGTTGACGGCTCATCCGCTGCAATTGGAGATCGCTGCCAACCTGGTTACCAACGGGGAAGCAGAGGAATACTTATTGCCGGTTACTTTTGATGGTGTACACTTTTTGCCGGTAGGCGAGGTGACGCCGATGGATAATGGGAAAGTGAGGGTAGATATTACCCATATTCCCGATATGCAGGACCTGCGTAGGAAAAGCCTGGGTAAAGCATTGAAACTGTGTTTCCTGAAACTGGTGTTTAAAAGAAAAGACCTGCAATACTTACGCTGGGTGGATTATAGTAAGGCGGAGGTAGAAAGAATGGAATCCGGCCTAAAAGGAAAAGTGCAGGCTGCAGAAGATATTGTACTGATGATCCACGGTATCATTGGTGATACCAAAGAGATGGCCGAGTCCCTGCGGGAAGCATATGGGGCAAATGGTAAAAGCCTTGTGATGACGTTTGACTATGAAAATCTTAATACTTCGATAGAGGATACGGCAGGCCTCCTGTTGGATAAACTCCGGGAGGCTGGTATTACTATAAACGGGAACAAGAAAATTACGATCGTAGCCCATTCTATGGGAGGACTGGTTACCCGCTACCTGGTAGAACACCTTAGCGGGAGAGCTTTTGTAAAACGGGTGATTCTCCTGGGTACTCCCAGTGCCGGCGCTGCTATTGCCAGGGTAACCGCCTACCGCGATGTGGCCGTGATGCTGCTGTCACTGGGATTGAATGCACCTATAGGGAAGATGGCGATAGCGGTGCTGCTGGGGATTTTACGCAATACCAAATGGATCACGCCTACACTGGAAGAAATGGATATGGAAAAGAGTGTCTTCCTGAAAAACCTGGCCAAAAGTGCCGACCCGGGTATTCCTTATTACCTCATTGCAGGAAATGTGGCAGACTACCTGCAAAAAAATATCGAACAACAAAACCTGATGGACAAAATGTACAAACTGGGGGCACGCCTGTCTTACGGTAATGAACCAAATGATATTGCCGTAAGTCAAACCAGCGTCTATGCTGTTCCGGAAGGACGTAACCCTGCGGTGGTATCACACGAAGTAGCTTGTCATCACATGAACTATTTTATTGACACCGACAGCAAAAAGGTGCTTTACGATATTCTCAGCAATGGTACGCCCCGGTGATTCCTGATACGAAAAATAATGTATGAAAGTAGTCTATATAGCATTTGCCAACAACCGCGAACATCCACTGGAAGACCTGACAAAAGAGGATGAGACCGTATATGCCACCCTGGACAATAACAAAGCCGGACAGAATGGACAACAACGGTATACTGTTTTCCGTGAGCAATTTGCTACCATCGATAATGTGAACCATTTCCTGGAAGATAATACCGATGAACTGGCCATCTTCCATTACAGTGGTCATGCAGGACAGCAGTTGCTCCTGCTCAATGATGGGGTGGCCAATGCGAAGGGTATCGCGTATCAGCTTAGCCAGCGTGTTAGCAATGGTGCCCTGAAGCTAGTAGTGATGAATGGCTGCTCTACTGTAGGGCAGGTGAAAACACTGCTGGACCTGGGGATCCCTGCGGTAATTGCTACTAATACTGCTGTTGGAGATACCAGTGCCCGCATTTTTTCTACTCGCTTTTATACTAATTTGGCGAGTAAAGGCATGACTATACGTGACGCTTTCTTTGATGCATTGGCAGCGGCACAGGTGGCTACTACAACAGACCTGGGGCTGGCTGATACATCTAAAAGGGATATCGGGGCTTTTGCGGAGGCCGATAAGGATAAGCCACTATGGGGCTTATTCTATAAGCTGGATGAAATGGTAGATAGTAATCCTTTTGTGGCAGTGAGCGGCCCTCCGCCGGCAAATTATAAACCCAACAAACTGTTGACTGCAACGATCTTTGATGCGGTGGCAGAGGCAGGAAACCCTTTGGTGCTGCAATTAAAGGCACAGGCAGAGGTGGATATTGTGGCAGACAACGTACGCCAGCAGGCTTTTCTGGCGGCGCTGCCATATCCTGTTGCGGTGCATCTGCAAAAACTCTTTTCTGCAGAGCAGGGGGCAGATGGCTTTGATCAGATGGGCCTGCGCCGCCTGGAACAAATAGGCCGTGTGTTTCATGTTACCATGGAGTTCATGGGATTTATCATGGTGGCACAGCTATGGGACCTGAAAATGATCGGAAAAGTAAAAGAGCTGCCCGAAGCAATGATCGCCCTGCTCAAAGATTATTTCTATCTCACCGCTAAAGACCGGGCATTATTTGATTATGTGAGTTTTATACGACAGATCCGTACCTACTTTGATACGCTTGGGAAAGAGGTCACTTTCTTTGTGGAAGAGCTGGAAGGGCTCCGGGAGGATGTGGCGGCAGTGCATGATTTTGGTACCGCCTGTGATTTTCTCTATTACATCCGTAAATATACGGTGAACAAAAAGGTATTTGCTCCTTCAGTGCCGGAGCTTTGCATCAATGCGGAAAATATGTTGGCGCGCTTCTTCCGGAAGCTGGGATTTCTGCACCGGTATACGCTCACCAGTATTCAGGAGATCCATATCCGCAAATACCGTCATACGCCGGCAGAGTTTAATCATCAGGTAGTAAAATTGATGAACGCCATCAGCAATAACGATATCAATTATTACCTGTTGTCTGATTACCTCGATAATAGCGGGGTAGTGCTTACGAAACAGAAACTACAGGTGTTTAATGCCGGAAAAAGGCAATACCGGGGGGATAAACTGGAATTCCTTAACCTTTCTCCTTTTGTAATAGACCTCAATGCGTTCGAGAGTAAAGCAGACCGTTCCAAACCAATGTTTTTTGATCAGTGCAGGCTTGCGGATGAGCGGTGTGTATTTAAAAGCGTGAAAGAACCGGAGAGCACAAAAGACTATGTGGAAATATCCATAAAGGTACCGGATGATACAAAAGTGATGGCGGCTTACGAAGTATCTGAGCAGCAGGAAAGGTATGAAGCGGTACGCCTGCAGTTCATGGCTTTCCGTGCCATCATTTTAAATGAACAAACACAACAGGTGTGATGGAAAAAATGCAGAACAGCCCATTCAAATTCCTGGACCCCTATGCCAAAGGGGACAGCGAAATATTTTTCGGCAGGGAAGAGGAAACAGAAACCCTTTATCATTATGTCAACAAAAACCGGCTGGTGCTGGTATATGGTACTTCTGGTACGGGCAAAACCAGCCTGGTACAATGCGGGCTGGCCAACCGGCTGGAGGTAACCGACTGGATTCCGTTCTTCATCCGGAGAGGAAAGGATATCAATACTGCCTTGCGTGATACCCTCCTGCATTCTAATGCTATCACTCCCGCTCAATATACAGACCTTTCTGATGAAGGGGTGATTAAAATACTGCAACAGATCAATGTACATTATCTCCGCCCGGTATACCTCATCTTTGACCAGTTTGAAGAATTGCTTATACTGGGGAAACAGGAAGAAAAGGAGGAATTCATGCGGCTGCTGCGCCGGATTTTCCTGGGTGCAGATACACAGTTCTGTAACCTGTTGTTCATCCTGCGGGAAGAATATTTTGCCTGGATGGATCCTTTTGAACAGGTGATCCCCGGTTTTTCCGACCGCCGCCTGCGGGTGGAAGCTATGCGGGCAAATGATGTGGAAGAGGTGATTGAAAAATCCTGCAAGGCTTTTAATATTGAACTGGAAGATCCTGCTGCCAACGCCAGACAGATCATTACTATACTTTCCGGAAAATCCACCATTTCGTTGCCCTACCTGCAGGTATACCTGGACCAGCTATGGCGGGAAGTATTCCGGGAAACCTACCCCGGAGGGTATACTGGCAACGGCCATCCTTATATTAAGTTCACTACCGAAAAAATAGAAAGCTTTGGCCAGATAAAGGATGTGCTGCAGCGCTTTTTGACAGAACGAAAAGGTACTATACAAAAGGCCCTGAAAGCAGCCTTCCCGGATACGCCGGAAGATTTTACAGGAAAAGTACTGGATGCTTTTGTTACGGATGAGGGAACTAAACTGCCTGTTGCCTACAGCATCCAGCAGGAAACGATTATGATTGGTAATAACGCTCCTGAATACCTGCAGCAAAGCCCGGTATACATGCTGCATAGTTGTCTTAAAGAACTGGAGAATAGCAAAATACTCCGGTCTGATGGTACCTGTTTTGAACTGGCGCATGATGTGCTGGCGGCATTGATCGATAACCTCCGCAGTGCAGAACAACGAAGGGTCAATGAAATAAAACACCAGATCCGCAGCAGGTTTGAGGAGTTCAGGCATACCCACGAATTTCTTACACAAAAAGAACTGGATGCCTACTATGAATATATAGATAAGCTTAACCTGGAACCTGTATTAGCCAGTTTTTTTACGCAGAGTGCACAAGTGAGGACGCAGGAGAATAATGACAAAATAAAGGAAGCTAAAAAACTGGAAGAAGAAAGAATCAAAGTAGCCAAACAAAAAACAGCCAGAAAATGGATCATTGGATTATCTGTTTCCCTGCTGATTGGGCTGGTGCTACTATTTATCAAAGAAAGAAAAACTACCCGCCAGTTTAACAGGTACATAGGCATGTTTTTTACGGCCTATCCTATGAAAGATATTGATCAGGTAGATGCGCTCAACCTATTTGAGTATATCCGGAAAAGAGTATATCCGCAGGATACCCCATTGCTGGATCAGCAAATGCTGCAGATAATGCAATCGCAGCCTATCCAGGGAAAGTTTGCATTGTTCACGCATGTGCTGCCCTATAAAAGCCTGGATGCTTCCAGTGTGGAAATATCTCCGGATGGAAGGTATATCCTGGTGGATAAATATAGCAGGGATTCTTCCAGCAACCCGGTACACGACTATATGCTGCTGGATAGTACCGGAAAGCTGGTCAGGGAATTTACCCGGATCAACTATGCCTATTTCACTAATGGAGATAATATATTGCTGCTGTCACGACTGGATTCTTTGCAGGCTGATAAAAAAGTGATGAAGAACAACGCTTATTTCACGGATGCGCCTAACCGGTTTATGCTGTACGACTGTAATCAGCGGAAAGGTAATGTCATTACATTAGGTGCAAAAGGACGTTTTCTATATCCTGTAAAACAGATTGTTAAAACCAGGGATACCGAGTTCGATTCCCACCGCGTAAGATTCACCGCAGGTGGGAATATCCTGGTACCATATATTACTGCCGGACCGGAAGATAGCATCCGGGGACATATTAAGGTGATAAGGCCAGGAGCACCTGAAATAGAAGTGCCCGGAGATATGACGGTGAGCTTATCAAAGGATGGCAAGAAATTTATGTCCGGGCATATTGTAGAGGGTAATTATGTACTGGATATTTATGAAGAATCCGGTAAATATTTGTATTCCCTGGAAAACGCCAGCTTCGGAGATTTTACTACCACAGGTGATGTATTGTATTGCAGGGATAACCGCTTAAAACTAAAAAGTAATGAACTACCACTGCTGGCGATGGTAAATATTGTTAATTATGCCTACTCTGATGATAAACGATTGCTGGTAGAGGCAATAGACAGGGATACCTACAGGTATTATCTGTTATGGATGGATGAACATAGGAAGAGCCGGCAGCTGTATGATGAAGAATTGTTGGCAGTCAGCTTTAAAAATGATGCTTTTGTCACGAGATCAAGCAGGTTGGATACACTGGATACACCTGGTATACGGGATACGATATGGCGCAGAAGGCTGTCAGATTTTAGCCCCCTTTTCTATGTGCATCCGGATGGTATTGATAAGGTGATGTATAACAACGAGCAGGATAATGTATTAGTGCTTACCAAAAGTAACCGCTTACTATTGCTGGATAAAGCAATGACGGTAAAAGCCGGTTTGCAGCTTACTGCTAATGATATATTTGGATTTGCTAAAGATGGAAAGAAGTTCTTTTATGCGAGGGATGAATTTTTAAGCGTTTTCAGAAACAATACCAGCCTGATCAATGTTTTTGATGCAGCAATGGTAAAAGACCTCCTGGCTCAAAAATCATCCCCCATTAAAAGAGAAATTTCTAAAGAAGAAGCACGGGATAAATTAAACCTGGACTTTAAATAAGCCGTTTATTTTTCTTTATCCGCCAGAAAACGCGGTAATACTAAAAACTTCACGATAGTATGTGCTACGATGGATAGAATAATGACGAGCAAAATCAGGAAGCCCTGTTTCATAGGTGTGTCAAATACATCTGCTACTGCTGATACGCCCTTGCCTGCATAGAGGGAGGCTATGAGGTAGGCAAATATGCCACAGGCCCAGAGCGTAATATGAGAAAACAGGTACTTCGTTTTTTGAAATCCTGCTTTTCCAAATGAGGTGAATAGCAAAAATACATGCGCTGCAAAAAATGCAATTGTTAAAATTAAGAGTGTTGTGTACATAGTGATAGCTGTGGTTTGATGGTTATGGTGCTTAAATTTATATAATAAATTAATAATATGCAAATGGTAGGGGAATGCACAACAGTTTTACCGGCACTGTAATGATTTCAGGCTTTGGACATCACTAAAATTTTAACAATTTATTTCATGGATATAAAAGGGCCATTATTGCCTGTGATCCCCGTTGTTAAAAGGAATGCGCTGGTAAGAATCCCCGTATTGTGGAATAATTATTGTATATTCCTATGTAGTAAACTTTTTAACATGAAAACACTTAGAAACATTATAGGCGTAACATTAGCCGGCTTAATGCTGGTGGCTGTGCCATTTGATATGCAGGCCCAGTCAAAGAAGAAAGCTACCGCTGAAAAAACAGCGGAGGTAAAAGGGATGGTAGATGCACAGGAATACGTATTTAAAGCACAAACTGTTATTCCGATGTCAGGTCGTACACGTCAGATCACTTCGGACTATGATCTGAAGGTAACTAAAGAAGAAGTGGTGGCTTACCTGCCTTATTTTGGCCGGGCTTATTCCGCGCCGATAGATCCCAGCAAGGGAGGCATACAGTTCACTTCCAAGGACTTTGAATATACGGCTACACCACGCAAAAAAGGAGGATGGGAAGTGTTGATCCGTCCTAAAGATGCAAGAGATGTGCAGCAGCTGACGCTGACTATTTCCGAAAACGGATATGGCTCCTTACAGGTAATCAGTACTAACCGCCAGCCTATTTCCTTCTCTGGTTATATCACCGAAAAGAAGGAAACTAAGAAGTAGGCTTTAACAAAACTTTATTATAAAGTTCTCTTAATAAAAATAAATGGCACGCCTGCCGGAATAGATTTTGGATAGGTTATCATGAACTAAAAATTGATACCATGTCTAAGAAAAACAAGGAAACCGTAAAGCAGGCTATTCAGCAATTGGCAATAGGAAATTATAATAGTTTGTAAAACAACATGCAACCTCACTGAATTAAACAACCTACACATGTTAGTGATCAGAAAACCCCGGCGTTGTCCGGGGTTTTATATTATATATACAATATGCTTTTAAATCAGTTTTTCCCTGATAAAAGGGAAGGTGCCATCAGGAAAATTTAGTCAGCCCATTATCCATCTCCTCCCTGGCTTTTCTTTTTGGCAAATGCGAGCCGGTAAAATTCATATCCTTTCAAAAGAGCAACTCTTTCCGGTATATATTTTTCCCGGTACTCCGCTGCACCTGCATCTTCCAGCAGGGTGTAGTTAAACCTGCTTAGATAGTTGGACAGCTCCTCCGGATCAAATCCAAAGGTCCAGTGTTCTTCAATATCATCGAGGTCTTTCAATAACTTAACCGCACCAAAAAAGGTGTCTGGTTGTTCCAATACCTGTTTGTGTATATAGGTGAAAATAACATAAGATCCGTGGATGAACTTTTCCAGCATAGAAAAGGTATGGTCTATAGCTTCCCGCGTCAGGTAATTGGTCACCCCTTCCCATATGATTGTGGTAGGAATATTCATATCTACCTGGTGCTCCTGTAAAAGCGCGTCCAGGCTTTGTGTATTGAAGTCGGTTTGCAGGTAGCGGATATTGGCGGGTAACTGTCCCGGAAGGGCATTCAGCGTACGTGTTTTGAGTGCTGCCGTATTGGGATGATCGATCTCAATAACCGGCCATTGCTTTAGAAAGGGCAGCCTAAGCCCTCTGGTATCAAAGCCTGCTCCCAATATAATCACCTGTTGCACGCCATGTTGCATGGTTTGTAACAGCAGGTCATCAATATATTTTGTACGGGCAATACCGGATGCCAGTGCGCCGGGTAATTTGCGTTGAACAATGCCTGCGATGAGCTGATGGGCAAATGGGATGATGGATAACCGGCTCACAAACTTTAATTTACGGTCGAGGAAGTGAATGGCGTAAGGGTCAGTAAACAAGCGTTTATGGGCCGGCCTTCTATGTTCCAGCGCCCGGAATAATGCCATATATTGTGCAGTTCTGCTGGCAGTATTAGCTTTCATATGAGGAATAGCAGGCGCCATTTAATAGCCACCGCTCCTTTTAAATATAATACATTTTCCACATTTACCACTTGGTAAACTTTCTTTACTTTTGCTGCTTAATACCTACACGACATCACCCGACATGGAGATTTTTGCAGCTACGCCAAGACTTATACTAAGAGAGATCATTCCCGCAGATGAAAAAGGGATGTTTACCCTGGATGCAGATCCTGAAGTACATAAATACCTGGGCAATCAGCCGGTAACCAGTATGGAGGAGGTGAGAAGTGTGATACAGTTTATCCGCCGCCAGTATGTTGACAATGGCATTGGCCGCTGGGCGGTGATCGAAAAAGATACTAACCTGTTTCTCGGATGGGCTGGCCTAAAACTGATCACTACACCTATTCATAACCGGGTGAACTATTACGACCTGGGCTACCGGCTGATCAAATCATGCTGGGGAAAGGGATATGCTACAGAGGCGGCAAGGGCCGTACGGGATTATGGTTTTAACAGGATGGGATTACCGGTTATCTATGGGATGACGGAAGTGGGCAATACCGGCTCCCGGCGTGTATTGGAAAAAACAGGGCTTAAATACATCGAATCATTTGAATACGAAGGATTGCCTCATGACTTCTTTGGTATGACAAGGCCGGAATAGCTGATTGTTATGTTAGCCCTGATACAATCCTTGTTCCTGCGCAAACAGTATCAGGCTGGTGGCATTTTTCAGGTCCAGCTTACGCATAATGTTCCGCCGGTGCGTTTGTACAGTAAATTCACTGATAAAAAGATTGTCAGCAATTTCCTTGCTGGTATGTTCTTTGCACACCAGCCGTATGATCTCCACTTCCCGCCGGGTAAGCTGATACTTACGCATAAAGTCATCCAGGAAAAAAGAGGAGGGAGGCGGTGTGAAATCTGCATGAAAAGACTGGAAATAAGTACCGCCAGCGGCAATTAGCCGGATCGTTTGTAATAAAGCATGCCGTGGGCTGTTTTTCAGGATATACCCTTTGGCGCCAAGTGCCTGTACTTCCTTTACAAGTTCTGGTTGGTCATAGTTACTGAGCACAAGTACTTTTAATGCCGGATGTTCCTGGCCAATGCGCTGTAATGCATTGATCCCGTCCAGACGCGGCATATTCAGGTCCAGCAGTAATACATCCGGTTGGGCAGCAGGTAATTGCTGTAATAAGGTTACACCATCACCAGCGGTACCAATAATTTGCATATCTGGCTCTTCACGTAATATGGCATGCAGCCCATCAATCAGTATGGCATGATCGTCAGCAATATAGATTCTAAACATAGCGCGGGTTCGGTTACTGCGCAGGAACCGGTATGGAAATGACAATCAATGTCCCATTATCAGTGCCCTGCTCTATCTGTATTTCCCCGGTAATATACTCAATTTTTGATTTTAAGGAAGCAATCCCTTTACCCTGTTGGATATTCGTGATGTGTATTCCCTTCCCGTTATCTTCTATCATCAGGGATATTACCTGGGGATGTTCAATCAACTGAAGCAGGGCATTGGTGGCAGCGGCATGTTTGATAGTATTGTTCAGCAGTTCCTGGATAATGCGGTACAGGTTTACCTGGAAGGCCATCGTGTATTTAGAGGTGTCTTCAAAACCGATGATCACCAGTTCCACGTATAATTTGTCGGCTATATTAATGCCGTGAATAAAATCTTCGATCGCTTTTTTCATCCCATAATGTTCCATCGCTACAGGCATCAGGGAATGACTCATTTGCCGGATCAGTGCGGCCGTATTGTCGAGCACTTCCCCGGTTTTCAACAGGCGCTGACGGTTATGCTCGTCTATGAAAGGGGCCTTTTCGATTACGCTGGAAAGGTTGAGCCGGGCTACGGACAACATGGAGCCTACTTCATCATGTAGTTTTTCGGCTACGAGCTGACGTTCTTCTTCCTGGGATACTACTATGCGATGGGTAAGGTCTTTCTGCTGCTGGTGTAATGCCCGTAACAGCTGCTCCTGCTCCCGTTTGTACTGGTTAAAGCGGTGCGCCAGGCCAAACGTCAATACGATAGATTCCGTAACGGCCCCTGTAAGTACACCGTATTTAGACAGATAATTGCCAGGTTGGGTAAAGTATCCTGCCTGGCTGAATGCTTCCAGTAATACAAAGATAAACAGCAGGGAGATGGCCAGCAGATAAAACATGGCCTGCTGGTTCCCTTTGCGTATACCAGAAATAAGGCTAAGTGTGACTACAGTAATGGTCGAAACTGCGAATAGCAGCACAATGACCAGCATCAGAGTGATTACCTGGGTAACGGCTTCATAGGGTATAGGTATCAACACCAGCAATGCCAGGCCAATAGCCAGGTACTGCAGGATCCGTACCGGTCGGAATAAGCGACTAGCCCTCGTTTGCCCGATAAAGCGCTGCATAAAGTTGAGTGCGGCGGCATTGGTCAATAAGCTTAATACAGGCCTGGACCGGCTTGCAAAATAAGTACTGTCCGGCCATAGGTATTGATAAGCATATCCCTTATCGGTCATTACCCACAGCCATATGCCCGCTATATACAGGATGGCAAACAGGTACAACCGGTCTTTTACACTGATATAAAGGAAAGCACAAAAGAGAAGCATCATCAGGATAATACCCGACAAAATGCCGTTAACCAGGTTTTCTTCCAGATAGCCTTCATAAAATTGTTGGGTAGATGCGGTCCAGATATAAAAACTCAGCGATTCATGACGCTTATCTATTTTGAGCAGATAAGTATGACCGCCTTGTAACGGGAAAACAAAATCCTTGCTGAATAAGGGCCGCTGGTAGAAAGGGTAATAATCTCCGGTTTGATAGCGCAATACCGGTTGCTGCTGCTCCATTTCATAATATTCCATGATATTAATGTGCGGCGCTGCTATGATCAGTTTATTGATATCCGTTATACCGCTATCTACTACAGCACAGATCCAGAAAACAGATTTTGTAAACCCTACATTGATGGCTTGCGTTCCGATAGGTGTAAAGTGTTGCTGCTTGTAATAGTCGTAAGCACCCGCAGCAGTAAGGGTACCGGTGGTATCTTCCA encodes:
- a CDS encoding CHAT domain-containing protein translates to MKVVYIAFANNREHPLEDLTKEDETVYATLDNNKAGQNGQQRYTVFREQFATIDNVNHFLEDNTDELAIFHYSGHAGQQLLLLNDGVANAKGIAYQLSQRVSNGALKLVVMNGCSTVGQVKTLLDLGIPAVIATNTAVGDTSARIFSTRFYTNLASKGMTIRDAFFDALAAAQVATTTDLGLADTSKRDIGAFAEADKDKPLWGLFYKLDEMVDSNPFVAVSGPPPANYKPNKLLTATIFDAVAEAGNPLVLQLKAQAEVDIVADNVRQQAFLAALPYPVAVHLQKLFSAEQGADGFDQMGLRRLEQIGRVFHVTMEFMGFIMVAQLWDLKMIGKVKELPEAMIALLKDYFYLTAKDRALFDYVSFIRQIRTYFDTLGKEVTFFVEELEGLREDVAAVHDFGTACDFLYYIRKYTVNKKVFAPSVPELCINAENMLARFFRKLGFLHRYTLTSIQEIHIRKYRHTPAEFNHQVVKLMNAISNNDINYYLLSDYLDNSGVVLTKQKLQVFNAGKRQYRGDKLEFLNLSPFVIDLNAFESKADRSKPMFFDQCRLADERCVFKSVKEPESTKDYVEISIKVPDDTKVMAAYEVSEQQERYEAVRLQFMAFRAIILNEQTQQV
- a CDS encoding ATP-binding protein, which codes for MEKMQNSPFKFLDPYAKGDSEIFFGREEETETLYHYVNKNRLVLVYGTSGTGKTSLVQCGLANRLEVTDWIPFFIRRGKDINTALRDTLLHSNAITPAQYTDLSDEGVIKILQQINVHYLRPVYLIFDQFEELLILGKQEEKEEFMRLLRRIFLGADTQFCNLLFILREEYFAWMDPFEQVIPGFSDRRLRVEAMRANDVEEVIEKSCKAFNIELEDPAANARQIITILSGKSTISLPYLQVYLDQLWREVFRETYPGGYTGNGHPYIKFTTEKIESFGQIKDVLQRFLTERKGTIQKALKAAFPDTPEDFTGKVLDAFVTDEGTKLPVAYSIQQETIMIGNNAPEYLQQSPVYMLHSCLKELENSKILRSDGTCFELAHDVLAALIDNLRSAEQRRVNEIKHQIRSRFEEFRHTHEFLTQKELDAYYEYIDKLNLEPVLASFFTQSAQVRTQENNDKIKEAKKLEEERIKVAKQKTARKWIIGLSVSLLIGLVLLFIKERKTTRQFNRYIGMFFTAYPMKDIDQVDALNLFEYIRKRVYPQDTPLLDQQMLQIMQSQPIQGKFALFTHVLPYKSLDASSVEISPDGRYILVDKYSRDSSSNPVHDYMLLDSTGKLVREFTRINYAYFTNGDNILLLSRLDSLQADKKVMKNNAYFTDAPNRFMLYDCNQRKGNVITLGAKGRFLYPVKQIVKTRDTEFDSHRVRFTAGGNILVPYITAGPEDSIRGHIKVIRPGAPEIEVPGDMTVSLSKDGKKFMSGHIVEGNYVLDIYEESGKYLYSLENASFGDFTTTGDVLYCRDNRLKLKSNELPLLAMVNIVNYAYSDDKRLLVEAIDRDTYRYYLLWMDEHRKSRQLYDEELLAVSFKNDAFVTRSSRLDTLDTPGIRDTIWRRRLSDFSPLFYVHPDGIDKVMYNNEQDNVLVLTKSNRLLLLDKAMTVKAGLQLTANDIFGFAKDGKKFFYARDEFLSVFRNNTSLINVFDAAMVKDLLAQKSSPIKREISKEEARDKLNLDFK
- a CDS encoding DUF4251 domain-containing protein, whose protein sequence is MKTLRNIIGVTLAGLMLVAVPFDMQAQSKKKATAEKTAEVKGMVDAQEYVFKAQTVIPMSGRTRQITSDYDLKVTKEEVVAYLPYFGRAYSAPIDPSKGGIQFTSKDFEYTATPRKKGGWEVLIRPKDARDVQQLTLTISENGYGSLQVISTNRQPISFSGYITEKKETKK
- a CDS encoding class I SAM-dependent methyltransferase, giving the protein MKANTASRTAQYMALFRALEHRRPAHKRLFTDPYAIHFLDRKLKFVSRLSIIPFAHQLIAGIVQRKLPGALASGIARTKYIDDLLLQTMQHGVQQVIILGAGFDTRGLRLPFLKQWPVIEIDHPNTAALKTRTLNALPGQLPANIRYLQTDFNTQSLDALLQEHQVDMNIPTTIIWEGVTNYLTREAIDHTFSMLEKFIHGSYVIFTYIHKQVLEQPDTFFGAVKLLKDLDDIEEHWTFGFDPEELSNYLSRFNYTLLEDAGAAEYREKYIPERVALLKGYEFYRLAFAKKKSQGGDG
- a CDS encoding GNAT family N-acetyltransferase produces the protein MEIFAATPRLILREIIPADEKGMFTLDADPEVHKYLGNQPVTSMEEVRSVIQFIRRQYVDNGIGRWAVIEKDTNLFLGWAGLKLITTPIHNRVNYYDLGYRLIKSCWGKGYATEAARAVRDYGFNRMGLPVIYGMTEVGNTGSRRVLEKTGLKYIESFEYEGLPHDFFGMTRPE
- a CDS encoding response regulator transcription factor encodes the protein MFRIYIADDHAILIDGLHAILREEPDMQIIGTAGDGVTLLQQLPAAQPDVLLLDLNMPRLDGINALQRIGQEHPALKVLVLSNYDQPELVKEVQALGAKGYILKNSPRHALLQTIRLIAAGGTYFQSFHADFTPPPSSFFLDDFMRKYQLTRREVEIIRLVCKEHTSKEIADNLFISEFTVQTHRRNIMRKLDLKNATSLILFAQEQGLYQG
- a CDS encoding sensor histidine kinase, giving the protein MKKFVLLLLAVISWWGRPAGAQALQLGILEDTTGTLTAAGAYDYYKQQHFTPIGTQAINVGFTKSVFWICAVVDSGITDINKLIIAAPHINIMEYYEMEQQQPVLRYQTGDYYPFYQRPLFSKDFVFPLQGGHTYLLKIDKRHESLSFYIWTASTQQFYEGYLEENLVNGILSGIILMMLLFCAFLYISVKDRLYLFAILYIAGIWLWVMTDKGYAYQYLWPDSTYFASRSRPVLSLLTNAAALNFMQRFIGQTRASRLFRPVRILQYLAIGLALLVLIPIPYEAVTQVITLMLVIVLLFAVSTITVVTLSLISGIRKGNQQAMFYLLAISLLFIFVLLEAFSQAGYFTQPGNYLSKYGVLTGAVTESIVLTFGLAHRFNQYKREQEQLLRALHQQQKDLTHRIVVSQEEERQLVAEKLHDEVGSMLSVARLNLSSVIEKAPFIDEHNRQRLLKTGEVLDNTAALIRQMSHSLMPVAMEHYGMKKAIEDFIHGINIADKLYVELVIIGFEDTSKYTMAFQVNLYRIIQELLNNTIKHAAATNALLQLIEHPQVISLMIEDNGKGIHITNIQQGKGIASLKSKIEYITGEIQIEQGTDNGTLIVISIPVPAQ